The proteins below are encoded in one region of Prosthecobacter dejongeii:
- a CDS encoding PSD1 and planctomycete cytochrome C domain-containing protein codes for MNTVLKAQKNSTHWIYREEMSPSYLRYLAMLFRLALLTLLVTPSLPAVEAEALFVRRVWPLFQEKCLACHGQDEAKIKGGLDMRTLAATLKGGDSETPSLVLGKPEASPLYLATTRDHEDWEAMPPKEKDALTEAQREWLKTWITQGAPWPEEAQRQKIAQVHAKAWEAEDGLIIKTTGALSPDWANRRYPAAALWGYQPVKKPTPPVTAPHPIDALLSLHLPTGLKPAPAADARTFIRRATFDLIGLPPTPEEVHAFELAMKTTTDVEATYTQLIDRLLDSPHYGERMARHWLDVARYADSSGFANDYERGNAWRYRDYVVRSFNADKPYDQFIQEQIAGDEMVANTAQAGKSARPTSEGLIATGFLRMGPWELTGMEVAKVARQRFLDDVTNSVGETFLAHSLQCARCHDHKFDPVPTHDYYAIQACFSSTQLAERPAPFLPLENTAGFEERQYLEQRYAEHVNVLRKLDNQMLVNAEKWYAEKKLDRQAWDQAVAAARATMQNGGAKKGPGQGGKGKARNFVGVYDLARNSLQKQGLPEDQYPPKLVGFQPVDFGNERVARKGLERLKWEMERYEPYAFSVYNGRTPTMTSVNQPLRVPQDRLTAGELEQTAILGGGDPFSPTTPVQPGVLTALFETAQVQAQIPAEVEGRRSALAAWIARADNPLTTRTIVNRLWLWHFGQALAGNPNNFGSTGKKPTHPELLDWLAATLVEKGWSLKEMHRLIMSSAAYRRSAEGDIPQPADSSVHAPLNAASLTREEMEAAYAVFKPRRLTAEELRDTMLKVTGELNPTLGGIPNRPEIHREVAMQPRQVMGTFAAAWVPNPLPAQRHRRSLYALKIRGVRDPFMEVFNEPGPDFSCEAREVSTVTPQVFSLFNGQAAYDRALALAHRALKDQPADALSRVFALAYGRAPTAEEKTACTTHWQAMEVKQQALTFTTQPPPLEITREAVEENTGEKFSFQEKLPAYADFVPDLQPAAVDARTRALADVCLVLLNSNEFAYVY; via the coding sequence ATGAATACTGTACTGAAAGCCCAAAAAAATTCCACCCACTGGATCTACCGAGAAGAAATGTCGCCGTCGTATCTTCGTTACCTTGCCATGCTGTTTCGTCTCGCCCTGCTGACTTTGCTCGTCACCCCTTCGCTTCCGGCGGTGGAGGCGGAGGCACTTTTTGTTAGGCGGGTGTGGCCCTTGTTTCAGGAAAAGTGCCTGGCCTGTCATGGGCAGGACGAGGCGAAGATCAAAGGTGGGCTGGACATGCGCACGCTGGCCGCCACGCTGAAGGGGGGCGACAGTGAGACGCCTAGTCTGGTCCTTGGAAAGCCGGAGGCCAGCCCGCTTTACCTCGCCACCACCCGCGACCATGAGGACTGGGAGGCCATGCCGCCGAAGGAAAAGGATGCCCTCACCGAAGCCCAACGCGAGTGGCTGAAAACCTGGATCACCCAGGGGGCGCCGTGGCCGGAGGAGGCGCAGCGCCAAAAGATCGCCCAGGTGCACGCGAAAGCTTGGGAGGCGGAGGATGGACTCATCATCAAGACCACGGGGGCGCTCTCGCCCGACTGGGCAAATCGCCGTTACCCAGCCGCCGCGCTGTGGGGTTACCAACCGGTGAAAAAGCCCACGCCGCCCGTCACCGCCCCGCACCCGATTGATGCCCTGCTTTCCCTGCATCTGCCCACGGGGCTGAAACCGGCCCCGGCAGCGGATGCGCGCACTTTCATTCGCCGCGCCACCTTTGACCTCATCGGCCTGCCGCCCACGCCGGAGGAGGTGCATGCTTTTGAGCTGGCGATGAAGACCACGACCGATGTGGAGGCGACCTACACCCAACTGATTGATCGTTTGTTAGACTCACCCCACTATGGCGAGCGCATGGCGCGGCACTGGCTGGATGTGGCGCGCTACGCAGACAGCAGCGGTTTTGCCAATGATTACGAGCGCGGCAATGCCTGGCGCTACCGCGACTACGTGGTGCGCAGCTTCAATGCCGACAAGCCCTACGATCAGTTTATCCAAGAACAGATCGCGGGCGATGAGATGGTGGCGAATACCGCACAGGCCGGCAAGAGTGCCCGCCCCACTTCGGAAGGCCTCATCGCCACGGGCTTTCTGCGGATGGGGCCGTGGGAACTGACTGGCATGGAAGTGGCCAAGGTGGCCCGACAGCGCTTCCTAGATGATGTGACCAACAGCGTGGGCGAGACCTTTCTGGCCCACTCGCTGCAATGCGCGCGCTGCCACGATCACAAATTCGATCCCGTGCCCACGCATGATTATTATGCCATTCAGGCCTGCTTTAGCAGCACGCAATTGGCCGAACGCCCCGCGCCGTTTCTCCCCTTAGAAAACACCGCAGGCTTCGAAGAACGCCAGTATCTGGAGCAGCGTTATGCCGAGCACGTGAACGTGCTGCGCAAACTGGATAACCAAATGCTCGTCAACGCAGAAAAGTGGTATGCGGAGAAAAAGCTGGATCGCCAAGCCTGGGACCAAGCTGTGGCGGCAGCCCGTGCAACGATGCAAAACGGGGGTGCGAAGAAAGGTCCTGGCCAAGGTGGTAAGGGCAAGGCACGGAACTTCGTGGGTGTGTATGATCTGGCCCGTAACAGCCTGCAAAAGCAAGGCCTGCCGGAGGATCAGTATCCGCCCAAATTGGTCGGTTTTCAGCCCGTGGACTTCGGAAATGAGCGCGTGGCCCGCAAGGGACTGGAGCGCCTGAAGTGGGAGATGGAACGCTACGAACCCTATGCCTTCAGCGTTTACAATGGCCGCACGCCGACGATGACCAGTGTGAACCAGCCGCTGCGCGTGCCGCAGGATCGGCTGACCGCAGGCGAGCTGGAGCAAACAGCCATCCTGGGCGGGGGAGATCCCTTTTCACCCACCACGCCGGTGCAGCCGGGAGTGCTGACGGCCCTCTTTGAAACCGCGCAGGTGCAGGCCCAGATCCCCGCAGAAGTGGAGGGCCGCCGCAGCGCCCTGGCGGCCTGGATCGCCCGTGCGGACAACCCTCTCACCACCCGCACGATCGTGAATCGGCTGTGGCTCTGGCACTTCGGGCAGGCGCTGGCGGGGAACCCCAATAACTTTGGCAGCACGGGCAAAAAACCCACGCACCCGGAGCTGCTGGACTGGCTGGCCGCGACCCTGGTGGAAAAGGGCTGGAGCCTAAAAGAAATGCATCGCCTCATCATGAGCAGCGCGGCCTACCGGCGGAGTGCCGAGGGGGACATTCCCCAGCCGGCGGACAGCAGTGTCCACGCTCCTCTCAATGCAGCCTCCCTCACCCGTGAAGAAATGGAGGCTGCCTACGCCGTTTTCAAACCACGCCGCCTCACCGCTGAGGAGCTGCGAGACACGATGCTGAAAGTCACGGGCGAGCTGAACCCCACGCTGGGCGGCATCCCGAATCGCCCAGAAATCCACCGGGAAGTGGCCATGCAGCCGCGCCAGGTCATGGGCACCTTTGCTGCGGCCTGGGTGCCAAATCCCCTGCCCGCTCAGCGGCACCGCCGCAGCCTGTATGCGCTGAAAATTCGCGGCGTGCGGGATCCCTTCATGGAGGTGTTCAATGAACCCGGCCCCGACTTTTCCTGCGAGGCCCGCGAGGTCTCCACCGTGACGCCACAGGTCTTCAGCCTGTTCAATGGCCAGGCCGCGTATGACCGCGCACTGGCGCTGGCCCATCGCGCTTTAAAAGACCAGCCTGCCGATGCCCTGAGCCGCGTGTTTGCCCTGGCCTATGGCCGCGCCCCAACCGCTGAGGAAAAGACCGCCTGCACGACCCACTGGCAGGCCATGGAGGTGAAGCAACAGGCCCTCACCTTCACCACCCAGCCGCCGCCGCTGGAGATCACCCGCGAGGCCGTGGAGGAGAACACCGGAGAGAAATTCAGCTTTCAGGAAAAACTGCCCGCCTACGCCGACTTCGTGCCTGATCTGCAACCCGCCGCTGTGGATGCCCGCACCCGCGCCCTGGCGGATGTGTGCCTGGTGCTGCTGAATTCCAACGAGTTTGCGTATGTGTATTGA
- a CDS encoding RluA family pseudouridine synthase, protein MAHLCYIPVPVLHAVNPDFTLLAESDDYIVVDKPAPLQVHPSTPNGTWTLWHGLNALLAYEMANGGQISIINRLDRETSGTVLVATTQAAARRFGIAMQERQFHKTYLALVHGWPAWETLDFQGPILRKGEVMDSPIWVKQLVHPEGAACQTRFRLLRTVQHPTVGPLALVEASPVTGRMHQIRVHLAHLGHPILGDKIYGADERCYLDFIETGWTPDLEKRLHFSRQALHSSRLEVHTPDFHHVWEAPLPVEMERWL, encoded by the coding sequence TTGGCTCACCTGTGCTACATTCCCGTTCCCGTGCTGCACGCCGTCAATCCTGACTTCACCCTCCTCGCCGAAAGCGACGACTACATCGTCGTGGACAAACCCGCGCCCCTGCAGGTCCATCCCAGCACGCCCAATGGCACGTGGACGCTATGGCATGGTCTGAATGCACTGCTGGCCTATGAGATGGCGAATGGTGGGCAGATCTCCATCATCAATCGGCTGGATCGTGAGACTTCCGGCACGGTGCTGGTGGCCACGACCCAAGCGGCGGCGCGGCGTTTTGGCATCGCCATGCAGGAGCGCCAGTTTCATAAAACCTACCTCGCCCTCGTCCACGGCTGGCCCGCGTGGGAGACGCTGGATTTCCAAGGGCCCATCTTGAGGAAAGGCGAGGTCATGGACTCGCCCATCTGGGTGAAACAGCTCGTGCATCCCGAAGGCGCAGCCTGTCAGACGCGGTTCCGCCTTCTGCGCACCGTGCAGCACCCCACGGTGGGGCCGCTGGCGCTGGTGGAGGCCTCCCCCGTGACGGGGCGCATGCACCAGATCCGCGTGCATCTGGCCCACCTCGGCCACCCGATTTTAGGCGATAAAATCTACGGGGCGGATGAGCGCTGCTACCTGGATTTCATCGAGACCGGCTGGACGCCGGACCTGGAAAAGCGCCTGCACTTTTCCCGCCAGGCCCTGCACTCCAGCCGCCTGGAAGTGCACACGCCCGACTTCCATCACGTCTGGGAAGCGCCCCTGCCTGTGGAGATGGAACGGTGGCTGTGA
- a CDS encoding DUF1549 domain-containing protein — protein sequence MRRLACLGIFLSPWGLSFSHAAPLPEAAVQAAAQRLDAALVKARAEEMQQSRSRDPQPPLPPPASAATFLRRACIDLAGRLPTPAEVRQFLADASPTKRAQWVDRLLAEPGAAEVRFRDLAEGLRVRDDVGGQSQAALITWLRQAVREDLPYNTLLAQVLRAPGPAASDPAAHLLPRDGGDLLRASTEVARAFLGADLHCAHCHDHPFADWTQRQAYEFANCFADTPATGLRLPPNYSYVNGKPGDAVPARYLPLTKRMPSDGRQALDAQPDPARPLRDQLALWFTGPQNDRFAQMGGLRLWHQLFGLPFQSGRSQRFEAEPRPWHCVLTRHGCAAPPTWTVPSLYEEFDASQPAFQVVRALGVEFQQCGYRPREFLRILTRTTAYHREALTQEPWHALVAAPRLRRLPPLVTWDAWAQMLPPEDAEARSSAQMPQVPKAAHPLFWLGQGTREWADETRPLISHQLTGFMIASPFIERVATSPQLLRGPAEPTQQVEDLFLRILSRLPETAEKNAALQHLTQHPQSGPRDLAWALLNTSEFLFEP from the coding sequence ATGAGACGCCTCGCCTGCCTCGGGATCTTCCTCAGCCCCTGGGGCCTGAGTTTCAGCCACGCCGCCCCGCTGCCGGAAGCCGCCGTGCAGGCCGCTGCCCAGCGCCTGGATGCTGCGCTGGTGAAAGCGCGTGCGGAGGAGATGCAGCAGTCCCGCAGCCGAGATCCACAGCCACCGCTGCCGCCCCCAGCCAGCGCTGCCACCTTCCTGCGTCGCGCCTGCATTGACCTCGCCGGTCGCCTGCCCACGCCTGCGGAAGTGCGGCAGTTTTTAGCGGATGCCTCTCCTACCAAACGCGCACAGTGGGTGGATCGCCTGCTGGCTGAGCCTGGCGCTGCGGAGGTGCGCTTTCGGGATCTGGCCGAGGGCCTCCGCGTGCGCGATGACGTGGGTGGGCAATCTCAGGCCGCCCTCATCACGTGGCTGCGCCAAGCCGTGCGCGAAGACCTACCGTATAACACCCTGCTAGCCCAAGTACTACGCGCTCCCGGCCCGGCGGCCAGCGATCCCGCAGCCCACCTGCTGCCGCGCGATGGCGGCGACCTGCTGCGCGCCAGCACGGAGGTGGCCCGCGCCTTTTTAGGGGCGGACCTGCACTGCGCGCATTGTCATGATCATCCCTTTGCCGACTGGACCCAACGCCAGGCCTATGAATTTGCCAACTGCTTTGCTGACACCCCAGCCACCGGTCTGCGCCTGCCGCCTAACTACTCGTATGTCAATGGCAAGCCGGGCGATGCCGTGCCCGCCCGCTACCTACCCCTAACCAAAAGGATGCCCAGCGATGGCCGCCAGGCCCTGGACGCCCAGCCCGATCCCGCCCGCCCGCTGCGGGATCAACTGGCCCTCTGGTTCACCGGCCCGCAAAACGATCGCTTCGCCCAGATGGGCGGCCTGCGTCTGTGGCATCAGCTCTTTGGCCTGCCGTTTCAGTCCGGGCGCTCGCAAAGGTTCGAGGCTGAGCCGCGGCCCTGGCATTGCGTACTGACGCGTCATGGCTGCGCTGCCCCACCCACCTGGACGGTGCCTTCGTTGTATGAAGAGTTCGATGCCAGCCAGCCAGCCTTCCAGGTGGTGCGGGCCCTGGGCGTGGAGTTTCAACAGTGTGGTTACCGTCCGCGTGAGTTCCTGCGCATTCTCACGCGCACCACCGCTTATCATCGTGAGGCCCTGACTCAGGAACCCTGGCACGCCCTCGTTGCTGCCCCCCGTCTGCGCCGCCTGCCCCCTCTCGTTACCTGGGATGCCTGGGCACAAATGCTGCCGCCTGAGGATGCCGAAGCCCGCTCCAGCGCCCAAATGCCACAGGTGCCGAAGGCTGCGCATCCGCTCTTTTGGTTAGGCCAAGGCACCCGGGAATGGGCCGATGAAACTCGGCCTCTCATCTCCCACCAGCTCACCGGATTCATGATCGCCAGCCCGTTCATCGAGCGCGTGGCCACCTCCCCCCAGCTCCTGCGTGGCCCCGCCGAGCCCACCCAGCAGGTGGAGGATCTGTTTCTTCGCATCCTCAGTCGCCTGCCAGAAACAGCGGAGAAAAACGCCGCCCTCCAGCACCTCACCCAGCACCCACAATCCGGCCCACGCGACCTCGCCTGGGCGCTGCTGAACACCAGCGAGTTTCTGTTTGAGCCATAA
- a CDS encoding SWIM zinc finger family protein, which translates to MSWNREETQEAAERVQREIAKRRARGEALQPLEAPQKSRHLCQSFWGQAWCSHLANYQHYEARLPAGRSYLRQGKVLDLTVEPGTISAVVAGTELYDTLIHIRPLAADRWQEIVQASQGQVNSLLDLLTGKLGDGLMQVLSHPEDGLFPQPGEIRFDCSCPDHADLCKHAAAVLYGAGILLDTQPQLLFTLRGVDQADLLSTARESSAAGLSQASELEGTDLSALFGIDLDEGK; encoded by the coding sequence ATGTCATGGAACCGGGAAGAGACGCAGGAAGCGGCAGAGCGAGTGCAGCGGGAGATCGCCAAACGGCGCGCCCGGGGCGAGGCCCTGCAGCCGCTGGAGGCCCCGCAAAAAAGCCGTCACCTGTGCCAGAGCTTTTGGGGTCAGGCCTGGTGCAGCCACCTGGCGAACTACCAACACTATGAGGCCCGCCTGCCCGCTGGCCGCAGCTACCTGCGCCAGGGCAAGGTGTTGGACCTCACCGTGGAGCCCGGAACGATCAGCGCCGTGGTGGCCGGGACGGAGCTTTACGACACCCTCATCCACATCCGCCCGCTGGCGGCCGATCGCTGGCAGGAGATCGTCCAGGCCAGCCAGGGTCAGGTGAACTCTTTGTTAGACCTGCTGACGGGCAAGCTGGGAGATGGGCTGATGCAGGTGCTTTCGCATCCCGAAGACGGCCTATTTCCTCAGCCCGGCGAGATCCGTTTTGACTGCTCCTGCCCAGACCACGCGGATCTGTGCAAACACGCGGCGGCGGTGCTGTATGGCGCAGGCATTCTCCTGGATACGCAGCCGCAGCTCCTCTTCACCCTGCGCGGCGTGGATCAGGCGGATCTGCTGAGCACGGCCCGTGAATCCTCCGCCGCCGGATTGAGCCAAGCGAGCGAGCTGGAGGGGACGGACCTCTCTGCGCTGTTCGGCATTGATTTGGATGAGGGGAAGTAA
- a CDS encoding SufE family protein, with product MLVPMTLRDKQAELIADLNLIENVQERLSALTSFIPAVTLPEALRTDDLLVPGCVSRVWVQGEMKDGRCQFRCAADSPMVAGLVALLCHLYTDSEPAEVVAMEPEIWVGCAFHKALTPTRLNGLASMRTRMRDWAAASSQAPQA from the coding sequence ATGCTGGTGCCCATGACCCTGCGGGATAAACAAGCCGAACTCATCGCCGACCTGAACCTCATCGAAAACGTTCAGGAGCGCCTTTCTGCCCTCACCTCCTTCATCCCGGCGGTGACGCTGCCGGAGGCCCTGCGCACGGACGATCTCCTCGTGCCCGGCTGCGTTTCGCGCGTGTGGGTGCAGGGCGAAATGAAGGACGGACGCTGCCAGTTTCGCTGCGCAGCAGACTCGCCCATGGTCGCGGGATTAGTGGCTCTTTTGTGTCACCTTTACACGGATTCGGAACCAGCAGAGGTGGTGGCCATGGAGCCTGAAATCTGGGTCGGATGCGCCTTCCACAAGGCTTTGACGCCCACCCGGCTGAATGGACTGGCCTCCATGCGCACCCGCATGCGCGACTGGGCCGCTGCAAGCTCGCAGGCCCCGCAGGCGTAG
- a CDS encoding Gfo/Idh/MocA family protein, producing the protein MPVSRRTFFKNTSLAAASVAFPAVVKSANPNSKLQVVSVGANGMAFSDIKNIGAHAAVKYVGFCDIDSTRFDQVDKAFPGTPHFADFREMYAQLGDKFDAVSVGTPDHMHAKASIDALRLKKHVYCQKPLAHTVWESRQMRLEAEKAGVTTQMGNQIHSAIEYRLGTRLLKEGAIGKIKEVYSWVAVTGNERNKRLEPLPGSAVPKNVNWDLWIGCAPMREYAACYHPFIWRDWQDFGGGAMGDFGCHILDPVFTALDLNAPLTVTARNSGINQHIWPTSEEVEFVFPGNELTADKTLKVTWSDGGLRPDRKLAKMPDNLELPKSGSLFIGETGNMVLGHVAGPRLYPTDKFTTFKYPKEKGLSHWHVWVDACLTNSKTSDGFHYAGPLSEAVQLGNVATRFCPGPIDSRTGDPLEPKILEWDAANLSFKNFPEANKLLTKTYREGWAI; encoded by the coding sequence ATGCCTGTCAGCCGCCGCACCTTTTTTAAAAACACCTCCCTCGCCGCTGCCTCCGTCGCCTTTCCAGCGGTGGTGAAGTCTGCCAACCCGAACTCGAAGCTCCAGGTCGTGTCCGTGGGCGCGAATGGCATGGCATTCAGCGACATCAAAAACATCGGCGCGCACGCAGCGGTGAAGTACGTGGGCTTTTGCGACATTGACAGCACCCGCTTTGATCAGGTGGACAAGGCCTTCCCCGGCACCCCGCACTTTGCTGACTTTCGCGAAATGTATGCCCAGTTGGGGGATAAATTCGATGCCGTATCGGTGGGCACCCCGGACCACATGCATGCGAAGGCCTCCATTGATGCCCTGCGCCTGAAGAAGCACGTGTATTGCCAAAAACCCCTTGCCCACACCGTGTGGGAGTCCCGCCAGATGCGCCTGGAGGCAGAGAAAGCCGGCGTAACCACGCAGATGGGGAATCAGATTCACTCCGCCATCGAGTATCGCCTGGGTACCCGCCTGCTGAAAGAAGGTGCCATTGGCAAAATCAAAGAAGTGTATTCCTGGGTAGCTGTGACGGGGAACGAGCGCAACAAGCGCCTGGAGCCCCTGCCGGGCAGCGCCGTGCCGAAAAATGTGAACTGGGATCTGTGGATCGGCTGTGCGCCCATGCGTGAATACGCCGCCTGTTATCACCCCTTCATCTGGCGTGACTGGCAGGACTTCGGCGGTGGTGCCATGGGCGACTTCGGCTGCCACATCCTGGACCCTGTTTTCACGGCCCTGGATCTGAATGCACCCCTCACCGTCACCGCGCGAAACAGCGGCATCAATCAGCACATCTGGCCCACTTCCGAAGAGGTGGAATTTGTCTTCCCAGGCAATGAACTGACGGCGGACAAAACCCTGAAAGTGACCTGGAGCGATGGCGGCCTGCGCCCTGATCGCAAGCTGGCCAAGATGCCCGATAACCTGGAACTGCCAAAGAGCGGTTCCCTCTTCATCGGTGAAACCGGGAACATGGTCCTCGGCCACGTCGCCGGTCCACGTCTGTACCCCACGGATAAATTCACCACCTTCAAATACCCGAAGGAAAAAGGCCTCAGCCACTGGCATGTCTGGGTGGATGCTTGCCTAACCAATAGCAAGACCAGCGATGGGTTCCACTACGCAGGCCCGCTCTCCGAGGCCGTGCAGCTCGGCAATGTGGCCACGCGCTTCTGCCCCGGCCCCATTGACTCCCGCACGGGCGATCCCCTGGAGCCCAAGATCCTGGAATGGGATGCGGCGAACCTCAGCTTCAAGAACTTCCCGGAAGCGAACAAGCTGCTGACGAAGACCTACCGCGAAGGCTGGGCGATCTAA
- a CDS encoding histidinol-phosphatase, with amino-acid sequence MRALFPAMVLHLAQGGTCSQPALPPRRGMLTDYHNHTPLCQHAEGSPLDYARHAQSIGLAEIGISDHNPMPQHLDEWRMRLDELPRYLDMVEEARQGVRIPVRLSLECDYLEGREAWTDETATLAPWDYLIGSVHYIQEDLAVDDPKYMNHFKTPTEIEQMWRLYWRLYEKMVRTRQYDFHAHPDLAKRFGALPTGDLRPYYAPVIQALADTGGVMEVSTASLRKGLTDCYPSREMLEMAFSAGVPIVINSDAHKPTDVGADFGHALAFVRSVGYRETVRFHQRQRTTVPLPETWPL; translated from the coding sequence GTGCGCGCACTTTTTCCCGCCATGGTCCTGCACTTGGCCCAGGGCGGGACTTGCAGCCAGCCTGCTTTGCCGCCAAGAAGAGGCATGCTGACGGATTATCACAACCACACCCCCCTCTGCCAGCATGCGGAGGGTTCCCCCCTGGACTATGCCCGCCATGCCCAGAGCATCGGCCTGGCTGAGATCGGCATCTCAGATCACAATCCCATGCCGCAGCACCTGGATGAATGGCGCATGCGTCTGGATGAACTGCCCCGCTACCTGGACATGGTAGAGGAGGCCCGCCAGGGCGTGCGCATCCCCGTGCGCCTCAGCCTGGAGTGCGACTACCTGGAAGGCCGCGAAGCCTGGACGGATGAGACCGCCACGCTGGCCCCGTGGGATTACCTCATCGGCAGCGTCCACTACATCCAGGAAGACCTGGCCGTGGACGATCCCAAATACATGAACCATTTCAAAACCCCCACCGAGATCGAGCAGATGTGGCGGCTCTACTGGCGGCTGTATGAGAAAATGGTGCGCACCCGCCAGTATGACTTTCACGCTCATCCGGACCTGGCCAAACGCTTTGGCGCGCTACCGACTGGTGATCTCCGCCCCTACTACGCGCCCGTCATTCAGGCCCTGGCCGATACGGGCGGCGTCATGGAGGTGAGCACCGCCAGCCTGCGCAAAGGGCTGACCGATTGTTACCCCTCCCGCGAGATGCTGGAGATGGCCTTCAGTGCCGGTGTGCCCATCGTCATCAATTCCGATGCGCATAAACCCACGGATGTGGGGGCCGACTTTGGCCACGCACTGGCTTTTGTGCGCAGTGTCGGTTATCGCGAAACCGTCCGCTTTCACCAGCGCCAGCGTACCACTGTACCCCTGCCTGAAACCTGGCCGCTATGA
- the folP gene encoding dihydropteroate synthase, whose protein sequence is MIWKARHHTLHFPRRPLVMGIVNINDDSFCGDGTLDPEKALAQAEAMLRQGADIIDIGAESARTNRGPISVEEEIQRLLPFMAAWPDLLAKVEDAPWDAEQLWPPLLSINTWRSAVIEAVLPHGGDLINDISALPDGTNARLCAEYGASLLIMHSIGQPKVPHTHVGYANILETMAQFFDEKLALAEVAGLSPEHIILDPGIDFAKQREDNLTLYRHADQLQRWGRPVLLPVSRKTVIGQVLDLPNAVDRDAGTVACIAAGMRQGSQIFRVHNVQAAAQAVKVLWGLRSQPAAQ, encoded by the coding sequence ATGATCTGGAAAGCCCGCCACCACACCCTCCACTTCCCCCGCCGCCCGCTGGTGATGGGCATCGTCAATATCAATGACGACTCCTTTTGTGGCGATGGCACGCTGGACCCTGAAAAGGCCCTGGCCCAGGCGGAGGCCATGCTGCGGCAGGGGGCAGACATCATTGACATCGGCGCAGAGAGCGCGCGGACCAATCGCGGCCCCATCAGCGTGGAGGAGGAAATCCAGCGCCTGCTGCCTTTCATGGCGGCCTGGCCAGATCTCTTGGCCAAGGTGGAGGATGCCCCCTGGGACGCTGAGCAACTGTGGCCGCCCCTGCTTTCCATCAATACCTGGCGCTCTGCCGTCATCGAGGCCGTACTCCCGCATGGCGGCGATCTCATCAATGACATCAGCGCCCTGCCAGATGGCACCAATGCACGCCTGTGTGCGGAGTATGGGGCCAGCCTGCTGATCATGCACAGCATCGGCCAGCCGAAGGTGCCTCACACGCACGTGGGCTATGCGAACATCCTGGAGACCATGGCGCAGTTTTTCGATGAAAAGCTGGCCCTGGCCGAAGTGGCGGGCCTGTCCCCAGAGCACATCATTTTGGACCCAGGCATTGATTTCGCCAAGCAGCGGGAAGACAACCTCACGCTCTACCGTCATGCAGATCAGCTCCAGCGCTGGGGCCGCCCGGTGCTGCTGCCTGTCTCGCGGAAAACCGTCATCGGCCAGGTGCTGGACCTGCCGAATGCGGTGGATCGGGATGCGGGCACCGTCGCCTGCATCGCCGCAGGCATGCGCCAGGGCAGCCAAATCTTTCGCGTGCACAATGTCCAGGCCGCCGCCCAGGCCGTGAAGGTGCTGTGGGGCCTGCGGTCGCAGCCCGCAGCTCAGTAG
- the truA gene encoding tRNA pseudouridine(38-40) synthase TruA, with protein MSRSDAENKLGLNKGPGPGLRRLRVVVAYCGTPWRGWQALAIGGGIQDELSAAVLKATRAATTVHGSGRTDAGVHALGQVAHMDVPVSLRMSDEAWVKAVNACLPLTIRLVEVRAAEPPTFHSRYDAKGKVYRYRIWRAPQLSPFESDRVWHIHGPLDMAALQTCLDSLVGTHNFVRLSANRGDMPETMRRALPEKTTRTIHRAEMREDGDVLELEFEGDGFLYKMVRLIVGSLMLVARGRATVPWFQSLLTDDTAPQSNQMAPAGGLYLARVIY; from the coding sequence ATGAGCCGAAGCGACGCCGAAAATAAGCTGGGGCTCAACAAAGGCCCAGGTCCGGGACTGCGGCGTCTGCGGGTGGTGGTGGCCTACTGCGGCACGCCCTGGCGCGGCTGGCAGGCGCTGGCCATCGGCGGCGGCATCCAGGATGAACTGAGTGCCGCCGTGCTGAAAGCCACGCGGGCCGCCACCACCGTCCATGGCTCTGGCCGCACGGATGCGGGCGTGCATGCCCTGGGCCAGGTGGCCCACATGGATGTGCCGGTGAGCCTGCGCATGAGCGATGAAGCCTGGGTGAAAGCCGTCAATGCCTGCCTGCCCCTGACCATCCGCCTGGTGGAGGTGCGGGCTGCGGAGCCGCCCACCTTTCACTCCCGTTACGATGCGAAGGGCAAGGTGTATCGCTACCGCATCTGGCGCGCGCCCCAGCTTTCCCCTTTTGAATCTGACCGCGTCTGGCACATCCACGGTCCGCTGGACATGGCCGCCCTCCAGACCTGCCTGGATAGCCTGGTGGGCACGCATAATTTTGTGCGCCTTTCCGCGAATCGCGGCGACATGCCCGAGACTATGCGCCGCGCCCTGCCGGAGAAAACCACGCGCACCATCCACCGGGCGGAGATGCGTGAGGACGGCGACGTTTTGGAACTGGAATTCGAGGGCGACGGCTTCCTCTATAAAATGGTCCGCCTCATCGTGGGCAGCCTCATGCTGGTGGCCCGGGGGCGCGCCACGGTACCGTGGTTTCAGAGTCTGCTGACGGATGACACCGCCCCGCAGAGCAACCAAATGGCCCCTGCGGGGGGTCTCTACCTCGCCCGAGTGATCTACTGA